The following are from one region of the Nymphaea colorata isolate Beijing-Zhang1983 chromosome 7, ASM883128v2, whole genome shotgun sequence genome:
- the LOC116258132 gene encoding probable carboxylesterase 18, translating to MAASKAVSSNLPWRTRVFCSLAGTFLDSCVRKDGTVNRRLSGFLDWTSSASSRPVKGASTVDFTVDSSAGLWFRLFIPTEVPEGKKLPVIVFFHGGGFALMAANSKAYDTIGRRLARRLQAFVVSVNYRLAPEHRFPTAYDDGEATLRWISTPGRLPESADLGRCFLVGDSAGGNIVHHVGHRVAAASSAGEDFRPLKIAGHVLIQPFFGGEERLPSELRLRKAPMVTVKRADFMWRAFLPEGANRDHPAANVTGPNAPPLADIGLPPTLVVVGGLDTLQDWQRRYYEALREAGVQARMLDYPEAIHGFHIFPKSQECREFMSELKSFMEEHGRGL from the coding sequence ATGGCGGCGTCGAAGGCGGTTTCCAGCAACCTTCCGTGGCGCACAAGGGTTTTCTGTTCACTCGCGGGGACGTTCTTGGACTCTTGCGTGCGGAAGGACGGTACGGTCAATCGCCGGCTGTCAGGGTTCCTTGACTGGACCTCCTCCGCAAGCAGCCGCCCGGTGAAGGGCGCCTCCACCGTCGATTTTACTGTGGACTCTTCCGCCGGCCTCTGGTTTCGCCTCTTCATCCCTACGGAAGTCCCCGAAGGGAAGAAGCTCCCAGTGATCGTCTTCTTCCACGGGGGAGGCTTCGCTCTTATGGCCGCCAACTCGAAAGCATACGACACCATCGGCCGCCGATTGGCCCGTCGCCTCCAAGCCTTCGTCGTCTCCGTGAATTATCGTCTGGCGCCGGAGCACCGGTTCCCGACGGCCTACGACGACGGCGAGGCTACTCTACGCTGGATCTCGACTCCCGGCCGTCTGCCTGAGTCCGCGGATCTCGGCCGATGCTTCCTAGTCGGGGACAGCGCGGGCGGGAACATCGTCCACCACGTCGGCCACCGCGTAGCAGCTGCCTCGTCCGCAGGAGAGGACTTCCGGCCACTGAAGATCGCAGGGCACGTGCTGATCCAGCCGTTCTTTGGCGGCGAGGAGCGACTCCCGTCGGAGCTCCGCCTGAGAAAGGCCCCGATGGTGACGGTCAAGCGGGCGGACTTCATGTGGCGCGCATTCCTGCCGGAAGGAGCGAATCGCGACCATCCGGCGGCGAACGTCACGGGCCCGAACGCGCCGCCGCTGGCGGATATCGGGCTCCCGCCGACCCTCGTGGTCGTCGGAGGGCTCGACACCCTGCAGGACTGGCAGAGGCGGTACTACGAGGCTCTGCGTGAGGCCGGCGTCCAGGCGAGGATGCTCGACTACCCGGAGGCCATCCACGGCTTCCACATCTTCCCCAAGTCGCAGGAATGCCGGGAGTTCATGTCCGAGTTGAAGTCCTTCATGGAAGAGCACGGCCGCGGTCTCTGA